From a region of the Agrobacterium tumefaciens genome:
- a CDS encoding alpha/beta hydrolase gives METVNIRNPGMHWNIAADIHLPPDYNAGHRYPAIVSNHPIGSCKEQTAGNVYGAALAKAGFVVIVPDASFQGGSGGQPRWIEDPEQRVKDYRDVIDYAQSLPYVDANNIGILGICGGGGYSIKATIIDKRIKALVSITGVNFGRLMREGFSNFDPVGALEGMAAQRTAENAGAEERINIFLPASVEEGNAAGITDIDVLEATDYYRNRCPAAGAGTRMLVSHAASAVAWDAFAFAETLLTQPMMLVFGDKPGGFGAYRDGMEIYGRAASKNKELVVVEGWSHYDLYDKPEPVGKALKEIVPFFRKHLADASTAKTKTAA, from the coding sequence ATGGAAACCGTGAACATCCGTAACCCCGGAATGCATTGGAACATCGCCGCCGACATTCACCTCCCACCCGACTACAACGCCGGGCATCGCTATCCGGCAATCGTTTCGAACCATCCTATCGGCAGCTGCAAAGAGCAGACGGCCGGCAACGTCTACGGCGCAGCGCTGGCAAAAGCGGGTTTCGTCGTCATTGTTCCGGACGCCAGCTTCCAGGGTGGCAGCGGCGGACAACCCCGCTGGATTGAAGACCCGGAGCAGCGGGTGAAGGACTATCGTGATGTCATCGACTATGCCCAATCCTTGCCCTACGTCGATGCCAACAACATCGGTATCCTCGGCATCTGCGGTGGCGGCGGCTACTCCATCAAGGCCACCATCATCGATAAGCGCATCAAGGCGTTGGTCAGTATTACCGGTGTCAACTTTGGACGTCTGATGCGAGAGGGCTTCAGCAACTTCGACCCCGTCGGGGCGCTCGAAGGAATGGCCGCACAGCGAACGGCCGAGAACGCCGGAGCAGAAGAGCGCATAAACATCTTCCTGCCCGCCAGCGTCGAAGAGGGCAATGCCGCGGGTATCACTGACATCGATGTGCTGGAAGCGACGGACTACTACCGCAACCGGTGCCCGGCCGCAGGGGCAGGGACGAGGATGTTGGTCTCGCATGCCGCGTCAGCCGTTGCTTGGGACGCCTTCGCCTTCGCTGAAACGCTGCTGACGCAGCCAATGATGCTGGTGTTCGGCGACAAGCCCGGCGGCTTTGGTGCCTATCGTGACGGGATGGAAATCTATGGTCGCGCCGCCTCGAAGAACAAGGAGCTGGTCGTCGTCGAAGGCTGGTCACACTACGACCTCTACGACAAGCCTGAACCCGTGGGCAAGGCGCTCAAGGAAATCGTGCCGTTCTTCAGAAAACATCTGGCTGACGCATCGACGGCCAAGACAAAGACAGCCGCATGA
- a CDS encoding alpha/beta hydrolase: protein MTMGKISFTNSNNPEITMSAVINFPAGFDENRQYPAIVVSHPGGGVKEQTAGTYARKLAEAGFVTIAYDASYQGESGGEPRQLENPYIRTEDVSAVIDYLTTLAYIDQSRIGAMGICAGAGYTANAAIQDRRIKAVGTVSAVNIGSMFRNGWENNVKDIDALPYIEAGSNARTADAGSAQKGQMPLAPLKEEDAPNEELRQAWEYYHTPRAECPTAPGFATLRSLNQIITYDAYHMAEVYLTQPLQVVAGSKAGSKWMSDDLLKRAASRDKALHVVEGANHMELYDGEKYVDEAVSVLAPFFRAKLVADTTASQAAE, encoded by the coding sequence ATGACCATGGGAAAGATCAGCTTCACCAATTCGAATAACCCTGAAATCACCATGTCGGCCGTCATCAACTTCCCCGCAGGTTTTGATGAGAACCGCCAGTATCCTGCCATCGTCGTCTCCCATCCCGGCGGCGGCGTGAAGGAACAGACCGCCGGCACCTATGCCCGCAAGCTTGCCGAAGCAGGTTTCGTGACGATTGCCTATGACGCCTCCTATCAGGGCGAAAGCGGCGGTGAGCCGCGCCAGCTCGAAAACCCGTATATCCGCACGGAAGATGTCAGCGCCGTTATCGATTACCTGACGACGCTTGCCTACATCGACCAGAGCCGCATCGGCGCGATGGGCATCTGCGCCGGCGCTGGTTACACCGCCAACGCCGCCATCCAGGACCGCCGCATCAAGGCCGTTGGCACAGTGAGCGCGGTCAACATCGGCTCGATGTTCCGCAACGGCTGGGAAAACAACGTCAAGGACATCGACGCCTTGCCCTATATCGAGGCGGGATCGAATGCCCGTACGGCCGATGCGGGAAGCGCCCAGAAGGGACAGATGCCGCTTGCTCCGCTGAAGGAAGAGGACGCGCCGAATGAAGAACTGCGTCAGGCCTGGGAGTATTACCACACCCCCCGCGCCGAATGCCCGACCGCACCCGGTTTTGCGACGCTGCGCAGCCTCAACCAGATCATCACCTATGACGCTTACCACATGGCCGAGGTCTATCTGACACAGCCGTTGCAGGTCGTTGCCGGCAGCAAGGCCGGTAGCAAGTGGATGAGCGATGACCTTCTGAAGCGTGCCGCAAGCCGAGACAAGGCGCTGCATGTCGTTGAAGGTGCCAACCACATGGAGCTGTATGACGGCGAAAAATATGTCGATGAAGCCGTGTCGGTCCTCGCACCGTTCTTTCGGGCAAAGCTCGTTGCCGACACCACTGCCAGCCAAGCCGCCGAGTAA
- a CDS encoding LysR family transcriptional regulator — translation MKRDEMADLTAFVVVAEERNFTRAALKLGLSQSALSGIVRRLEERLGVRLLARTTRSVAPTEAGERLVQTLAPMLRDLDQRISELSEFRDSPAGTIRITSVEHAAKTIIRPAVTKLLSRYPDINVEVVVDYGLVDVVVDRFDAGVRLGEQVAKDMIAVRMSPDVPMAIVGSPAYFKRHPLPENPEQLVDHRAINLRLPTTGVLNAWRFIDKGREIRVHVDGPLVFNTIELILDAAIDGLGLAYLPLDQVTGHISAGRLVRTLEESTPPLPGYHLYYPSRRHSSPAFNLFVDAVRHRS, via the coding sequence ATGAAACGCGATGAAATGGCGGATCTGACGGCTTTTGTCGTTGTCGCGGAAGAGCGCAACTTCACCCGCGCCGCGCTGAAACTTGGCCTGTCCCAGTCCGCACTGAGCGGCATCGTCAGGCGGCTGGAAGAAAGGCTCGGCGTGCGGCTTCTGGCGCGCACCACCCGCAGCGTCGCGCCGACCGAAGCCGGGGAACGGCTGGTGCAGACGCTGGCGCCGATGCTGCGCGATCTCGATCAGCGCATTTCCGAACTCAGCGAGTTCCGCGACAGTCCGGCCGGCACGATCCGCATCACCTCGGTCGAACATGCGGCAAAAACCATCATCCGCCCCGCCGTCACCAAACTGCTGAGCCGATATCCCGACATCAATGTCGAGGTCGTCGTCGATTACGGGCTGGTCGATGTCGTCGTCGACCGTTTCGATGCGGGTGTTCGTCTGGGAGAGCAGGTCGCGAAGGACATGATTGCCGTGCGGATGAGCCCGGATGTACCGATGGCGATCGTTGGCTCCCCTGCTTATTTTAAGCGGCACCCGCTCCCGGAAAATCCCGAACAGCTTGTCGATCATCGCGCCATCAATCTGCGTCTGCCGACAACAGGCGTGCTGAACGCGTGGCGGTTTATCGACAAGGGGCGTGAGATCAGGGTCCATGTCGATGGTCCGCTGGTCTTCAATACGATTGAACTGATCCTCGATGCGGCAATCGACGGGCTGGGGCTGGCCTATCTGCCGCTCGATCAGGTGACCGGGCATATATCCGCCGGACGCCTCGTCAGGACGCTGGAGGAGAGCACGCCGCCCCTGCCCGGTTACCACCTATATTACCCAAGCCGCCGACACTCCTCCCCGGCCTTCAACCTGTTTGTCGATGCGGTTCGCCACCGAAGCTGA
- a CDS encoding GNAT family N-acetyltransferase — protein sequence MIPTLPLETQRLILRPFQPQDFSAYADYHARSDVYRFLYAAPPARAALEAQFASILSAAFEQDGDTLRLAVIRLDDDALLGEVLLKIASTAALQAEVGYIFNPAYSGKGYATEAVRAMIGLGFDSLGYHRIFARLDTLNHGSIGVVERLKLRREAHLVQNDRFNGVWGDEFIYAVLNSEWQS from the coding sequence ATGATCCCGACCTTGCCTCTCGAAACGCAACGCCTGATCCTTCGTCCATTCCAGCCGCAGGATTTTTCCGCCTATGCCGATTATCATGCGCGCAGCGACGTTTACCGGTTCCTCTACGCCGCGCCGCCAGCCAGGGCGGCGCTGGAAGCGCAGTTCGCATCGATCCTTTCGGCGGCGTTTGAACAGGATGGCGATACGTTGCGACTTGCCGTCATCCGTCTTGATGACGATGCTTTGCTTGGCGAGGTGCTTCTGAAGATTGCCAGTACGGCGGCGCTTCAGGCCGAGGTCGGTTATATCTTCAACCCGGCATATTCGGGAAAAGGCTATGCGACAGAGGCGGTGCGCGCCATGATTGGCCTCGGCTTCGACAGCCTTGGTTATCACCGGATTTTCGCGCGGCTGGACACGCTGAACCATGGCTCCATCGGCGTGGTGGAACGCCTGAAATTGCGCAGGGAAGCGCATCTTGTGCAGAACGACCGCTTCAACGGCGTCTGGGGTGACGAGTTCATTTATGCCGTTCTGAATTCGGAATGGCAGAGCTGA
- the gyrA gene encoding DNA gyrase subunit A, with protein sequence MTDQSPPGGGKLPPGIEPISIIEEMQRSYLDYAMSVIVSRALPDVRDGMKPVHRRILYGMSELGIDWNKKYVKCARVTGDVMGKFHPHGNSAIYDALARMAQDWSLRLPLIDGQGNFGSIDGDPPAAERYTECRLEKAAHALLDDLDKETVDFRDNYDGTLQEPVVIPAKFPNLLVNGAGGIAVGMATNIPPHNLSEVIDGCIALIDNPAIELAEMMQIIPGPDFPTGAFIMGRSGIRSAYETGRGSVIMRGRATIEPMRGDREQIIITEVPYQVNKATMIEKMAELVKEKRIEGISDLRDESDRQGYRVVIELKRDANAEVILNQLYRYTPLQTSFGCNMVALNGGKPEQLTLLDMLRAFVSFREEVVSRRTKYLLRKARDRAHVLVGLAIAVANIDEVIRVIRHAPDPASAREELMTRRWPAEDVESLVRLIDDPRHRINEDGTYNLSEEQARAILELRLARLTALGRDEIGDELNKIGAEISEYLEILSSRVRIQQIVKDEMAAVRDEFGTPRRSEIVEGGPDMDDEDLIAREDMVVTVSHLGYIKRVPLTTYKAQRRGGKGRSGMATRDEDFVNRLFVANTHTPVLFFSSRGIVYKEKVWRLPIGTPQSKGKALINMLPLEPGERITTIMPLPEDETTWETLDVMFSTTRGTVRRNKLGDFVQVNRNGKIAMKLDEEGDQILSVETCTDRDDVLLTTALGQCIRFPVDDVRVFAGRNSVGVRGINLGDSDRIISMTIVGSSDAAPWERAAYLKRSAAERRAAGVDEEDIALVGEEVTEEGELGEDRYQELKAREQFVLTVSEKGFGKRSSSYDFRTSGRGGKGIRATDTSKTTEIGELVAAFPVEDNDQIMLVSDGGQLIRVPVAGIRIASRATKGVTIFSTAKDEKVVSVERINEPEGDEDAENGNGAEVEDQVTEQPEAPESEA encoded by the coding sequence TTGACTGACCAAAGTCCCCCCGGCGGCGGAAAGCTTCCGCCAGGCATCGAGCCGATTTCCATCATCGAGGAAATGCAGCGGTCGTATCTCGATTACGCGATGAGCGTTATCGTGTCGCGCGCACTTCCCGATGTTCGTGACGGCATGAAGCCTGTTCATCGCCGCATCCTGTACGGCATGTCCGAACTTGGCATCGACTGGAACAAGAAATACGTAAAGTGCGCCCGCGTCACCGGTGACGTGATGGGTAAATTCCATCCGCACGGCAACTCTGCCATCTATGACGCGCTTGCGCGTATGGCGCAGGACTGGTCGCTGCGTCTGCCGCTGATCGACGGTCAGGGCAACTTCGGCTCGATCGACGGCGACCCGCCGGCGGCTGAACGTTATACCGAGTGCCGTCTGGAAAAGGCCGCGCACGCGCTGCTCGACGATCTCGACAAGGAAACTGTCGACTTCCGCGACAACTATGACGGCACGCTTCAGGAACCGGTGGTCATTCCGGCCAAGTTCCCGAACCTCCTGGTCAACGGTGCTGGCGGTATCGCCGTCGGCATGGCAACCAACATTCCGCCGCACAACCTTTCGGAAGTAATCGACGGCTGTATCGCGCTCATCGACAATCCGGCCATCGAGCTGGCCGAGATGATGCAGATCATTCCCGGTCCCGACTTCCCGACAGGCGCCTTCATCATGGGCCGCTCCGGCATCCGCTCGGCTTACGAGACGGGCAGGGGCTCGGTCATCATGCGCGGCCGCGCCACCATCGAACCGATGCGCGGCGACCGCGAGCAGATCATCATCACCGAAGTTCCCTACCAGGTGAACAAGGCAACGATGATTGAAAAGATGGCCGAACTGGTCAAGGAAAAGCGCATCGAGGGCATTTCCGACCTGCGCGACGAGTCCGACCGTCAGGGCTACCGCGTCGTCATCGAGCTGAAGCGCGATGCCAATGCCGAAGTCATCCTGAATCAGCTCTACCGTTACACGCCGCTGCAGACCTCCTTCGGCTGCAACATGGTGGCGCTGAACGGCGGCAAGCCGGAACAGCTTACGCTGCTCGACATGCTGCGCGCTTTCGTATCCTTCCGTGAGGAAGTCGTCAGCCGCCGCACCAAGTACCTGCTGCGCAAGGCGCGCGACCGCGCGCATGTGTTGGTGGGTCTGGCCATTGCCGTCGCCAACATCGACGAAGTCATCCGCGTTATCCGCCATGCGCCGGACCCGGCGTCTGCGCGTGAAGAACTGATGACGCGCCGCTGGCCGGCCGAGGATGTCGAAAGCCTCGTTCGCCTGATCGACGATCCGCGCCACCGCATCAACGAAGACGGCACATACAACCTCTCGGAAGAGCAGGCACGCGCCATCCTCGAACTGCGTCTGGCCCGCCTGACCGCACTCGGCCGTGACGAAATCGGCGACGAACTGAACAAGATCGGCGCTGAGATCAGCGAATATCTCGAAATCCTGTCGTCGCGCGTGCGTATCCAGCAGATCGTCAAGGACGAGATGGCCGCCGTACGTGACGAATTCGGCACGCCACGCCGTTCGGAAATCGTCGAAGGCGGCCCCGACATGGACGATGAAGACCTCATCGCCCGTGAAGACATGGTCGTGACCGTATCGCATCTTGGCTACATCAAGCGCGTGCCGCTGACGACCTACAAGGCGCAGCGTCGCGGCGGCAAGGGCCGTTCGGGCATGGCAACGCGCGACGAAGATTTCGTCAACCGTCTGTTCGTGGCCAACACCCATACGCCGGTGCTGTTCTTCTCCTCGCGTGGCATCGTCTACAAGGAAAAGGTCTGGCGCCTGCCGATCGGTACGCCACAGTCCAAGGGCAAGGCGCTGATCAACATGCTGCCGCTGGAACCCGGCGAACGCATCACCACCATCATGCCGCTGCCTGAGGACGAGACGACGTGGGAAACCCTCGACGTGATGTTCTCGACGACACGCGGAACGGTGCGCCGTAACAAGCTGGGCGACTTCGTGCAGGTCAACCGCAACGGCAAGATCGCCATGAAGCTGGATGAAGAGGGCGATCAGATCCTCTCCGTCGAAACCTGTACCGACCGTGACGACGTGTTGCTGACGACGGCGCTTGGCCAGTGCATCCGCTTCCCGGTCGATGACGTTCGCGTCTTCGCTGGCCGTAACTCGGTTGGCGTGCGCGGCATCAATCTGGGCGACAGCGACCGCATCATCTCCATGACTATCGTTGGCAGCAGCGATGCGGCCCCATGGGAGCGTGCAGCCTACCTCAAGCGTTCGGCCGCAGAACGCCGTGCAGCCGGTGTCGATGAAGAAGACATCGCGCTGGTTGGCGAAGAGGTGACGGAAGAAGGAGAACTCGGCGAAGACCGTTATCAGGAACTCAAGGCACGCGAACAGTTCGTGCTGACCGTTTCCGAAAAGGGCTTCGGCAAGCGTTCGTCCTCCTACGACTTCCGCACCTCCGGCCGTGGCGGCAAGGGCATCCGCGCCACCGACACGTCGAAGACGACGGAAATCGGCGAACTGGTTGCAGCCTTCCCGGTTGAAGACAACGACCAGATCATGCTCGTCTCTGATGGCGGCCAGCTGATCCGTGTACCGGTTGCCGGTATCCGCATCGCCAGCCGCGCCACCAAGGGCGTGACGATCTTCTCGACGGCCAAGGATGAAAAGGTCGTCTCGGTCGAGCGCATCAACGAGCCGGAAGGCGACGAAGACGCTGAAAACGGCAATGGTGCCGAGGTCGAAGACCAGGTCACCGAGCAGCCGGAAGCACCGGAAAGCGAGGCATAA
- a CDS encoding MarC family protein gives MPGSETLINALTTLLVTLDPPGLAPVFLALTVGMTRDQRKQVALRGSLIAFGILAVFALFGLAILNLLGISLGAFRIAGGLLLFWIAFEMIFEKRQERKEKTSEIAITKDHLHNLAVFPLALPLIAGPGAISATVLLAGSMKTTVEMVILILILAFAMALVYAALIVAERMDRFLGNTGRAILTRLLGVLLAALSVQFVVDGIRSAFALP, from the coding sequence ATGCCTGGCAGCGAAACGCTCATCAATGCGCTCACCACCCTTCTGGTGACGCTCGATCCACCCGGCCTTGCCCCCGTATTCCTTGCCCTGACCGTGGGCATGACGCGTGACCAGCGCAAGCAGGTGGCGCTGCGCGGTTCGCTGATCGCCTTCGGCATTCTCGCCGTCTTTGCGCTGTTTGGTCTTGCCATTCTCAACCTGCTCGGCATTTCGCTCGGCGCCTTCCGCATTGCCGGTGGCCTGCTGCTGTTCTGGATCGCATTCGAAATGATTTTCGAAAAGCGCCAGGAGCGCAAGGAAAAGACCTCCGAGATCGCCATCACCAAGGACCATCTGCACAATCTGGCGGTCTTTCCGCTGGCCCTGCCGCTGATTGCCGGGCCTGGCGCCATTTCCGCCACCGTGCTTCTGGCCGGCTCGATGAAAACCACCGTCGAGATGGTCATCCTCATTCTGATCCTCGCCTTTGCCATGGCGCTGGTCTATGCGGCGCTGATCGTGGCGGAACGCATGGACCGCTTTCTCGGCAATACCGGCCGGGCAATCCTGACGCGCCTGCTGGGCGTGCTCCTGGCAGCGCTCTCCGTGCAGTTCGTGGTGGATGGCATAAGGTCCGCCTTCGCGCTGCCATAG
- a CDS encoding HPP family protein, protein MQSMLRRLIPDAAPPSLKERLRAALGALVGILVTGLLGSLAFRFDPALPAMIAPMGASAVLLFAVPSSPLAQPWSILCGNLVAAFVGVTVALLVPDVFFASALAIGLAIAAMMALRCLHPPSGAVALTAVLGGPAVHDLGYGFLLWPVAGNSLILLALALLYNNMTGRPYPHSIKPAASSHGAGNLGSIQKIGFASSDLDEVLKEYDQVLDIDRDELELILRKTELRSYRRRASHLDCESVMTRNVVAVAPEDSLTHAHALMRSHHFKALPVTNDRAEIVGIVTQTDFLEKASWNKGRPAIGFGQRLRLILTGARAPNDTVKDIMTSPVKTVRPDMAVEEAIIRFAEEGLHYLPVTDHNGKMVGIVSQSDVMVSMLADKAAA, encoded by the coding sequence ATGCAATCCATGCTGCGCCGCCTCATCCCGGATGCCGCCCCGCCCAGTCTCAAGGAGCGCCTGCGCGCCGCGCTCGGTGCCCTCGTCGGCATTCTTGTCACCGGTCTTCTCGGCAGTCTTGCCTTTCGCTTCGATCCCGCCCTGCCCGCCATGATCGCGCCGATGGGCGCATCCGCCGTGCTGCTGTTTGCCGTGCCCTCCAGCCCGCTCGCACAGCCCTGGTCGATCCTCTGCGGAAATCTGGTGGCGGCCTTCGTCGGCGTCACGGTCGCGCTGCTGGTGCCGGATGTGTTCTTTGCCAGTGCGCTGGCCATCGGCCTTGCCATTGCTGCCATGATGGCGCTGCGCTGCCTGCACCCGCCAAGTGGCGCCGTGGCGCTGACGGCCGTTCTCGGCGGCCCTGCCGTGCACGATCTCGGTTACGGTTTCCTGCTCTGGCCGGTCGCCGGCAATTCACTGATCCTGCTGGCGCTGGCGCTGCTCTACAACAACATGACGGGCCGCCCCTATCCGCACTCGATCAAGCCCGCAGCTTCCAGCCACGGCGCCGGCAATCTCGGTTCGATCCAGAAGATCGGTTTTGCCTCCAGCGATCTGGACGAGGTTCTGAAGGAATACGACCAGGTTCTCGATATCGACCGTGACGAGCTGGAACTGATCCTGCGCAAGACGGAACTGCGCTCCTATCGCCGCAGGGCCAGCCACCTCGATTGCGAAAGCGTCATGACCCGCAATGTCGTGGCTGTCGCGCCGGAGGATTCGCTCACCCATGCCCATGCGCTGATGCGCAGCCACCATTTCAAGGCGCTACCCGTGACGAATGACCGGGCCGAGATCGTCGGCATCGTCACGCAGACGGATTTTCTCGAAAAGGCGAGCTGGAACAAGGGCCGGCCGGCAATCGGCTTCGGCCAGCGGCTGCGGCTCATTCTGACAGGCGCCAGGGCGCCGAACGACACCGTCAAGGATATCATGACCTCGCCGGTGAAGACCGTCAGGCCCGACATGGCCGTGGAGGAAGCCATCATCCGCTTTGCCGAGGAAGGGCTGCACTACCTGCCGGTGACAGATCACAACGGCAAGATGGTCGGTATTGTCTCGCAGTCGGATGTCATGGTGTCGATGCTGGCCGACAAGGCCGCCGCCTGA
- a CDS encoding single-stranded DNA-binding protein, protein MAGSVNKVILIGNVGADPEIRRTQDGRPIANLRIATSETWRDRNSGERKEKTEWHTVVVFNEGLCKVVEQYIKKGAKLYIEGQLQTRKWQDQNGNDRYSTEIVLQGFNSTLTMLDGRGEGGGASRGGDFGGGDFGGSSYGGGSGGGSNYGGGGGYDQQSSRGGSSRGGQPSGGFSNDMDDDIPF, encoded by the coding sequence ATGGCTGGCAGCGTAAATAAGGTAATTCTGATCGGAAACGTGGGCGCCGATCCCGAAATTCGCCGGACGCAGGATGGCCGCCCGATTGCGAACCTGCGTATCGCGACCTCCGAAACCTGGCGCGACCGCAACAGCGGCGAGCGCAAGGAAAAGACCGAGTGGCACACTGTCGTGGTGTTCAACGAAGGTCTCTGCAAGGTTGTCGAGCAGTACATCAAGAAGGGCGCCAAGCTCTACATCGAAGGCCAGTTGCAGACCCGCAAGTGGCAGGACCAGAACGGCAACGACCGTTATTCGACGGAAATCGTTCTGCAGGGCTTCAACTCGACCCTGACGATGCTCGACGGTCGTGGTGAAGGCGGCGGCGCAAGCCGTGGCGGTGACTTCGGAGGTGGCGACTTCGGCGGCAGCTCTTACGGCGGTGGCAGCGGCGGCGGTTCGAACTACGGCGGTGGCGGCGGTTACGACCAGCAGTCGTCGCGTGGCGGCTCCTCGCGTGGCGGCCAGCCTTCGGGCGGCTTCTCCAACGACATGGACGACGATATCCCGTTCTGA